The genomic DNA CGTGCTTTCAGCTATGAGGGTCCCTGGTGATTTAGCCCAGAGCTCCTTAAGGTTCAGTTTCGGCCGCAGTAATACAATTGACGATGTCAATTATGTGGTCGAGGTGCTTCCGGAGATTATTTCCAAATTGAGGGCGATGTCACCTATTTATCAGAAGTAAAGAGCTTAAATCAATACTTTAAGATGTAAAGATAAGTCATTAAATAAAAATGAGGTAAGATATGGCATACAGTGCTAAAGTAATGGAGCATTTTCAGAATCCAAGGAACGTGGGTGAAATTGAAAACCCGGATGGGGTCGGAGAAATCGGAAACCCGGTTTGCGGCGATATAATGAAGCTCTATATCAGAGTAAAAGACGATCGGGTAGTAGATGCCAAGTTCAAGACCTTCGGATGTGGTGCCGCGATTGCGACTTCAAGTATGATTACAGAACTGGTCAAAAATAAGACCTTAGAAGAGGCAGAAAAAATCTCCAGGCAGTCTGTGGCTGAGGCTTTAGATGGACTGCCCGCAAATAAGATGCACTGCTCAAACTTAGCTGCGGACGCATTGCATAAGGCAATAGAGGATTATAAGAATAGAAAAAAGAAGAATGAATAAAAAGCTTGTGCCGTCGGTGAGGGTAGTGGTGGCGATGTCTGGCGGTGTTGACTCCTCACTGGCGGCTTTTTTATTGTCCGAATCTGGAGAAAAGGGGTTTGAGGTAATCGGCATTACACTCAAGCTCTGGGATTATTCCGAGGTCGGGGGCGACCTATACAGAGACGGCAGATGTTGTTCTCTTGAGGCGATGAACGATGCCCGGAATATCTGCCAGAAGATCGGTGTTCCTCATTATGTTCTTGATTTCAGGGAGGAATTCAAGGACGAGGTCATCTCTAACTTCATAAATGAATATAAAAAGGGGAGAACTCCTAATCCCTGCATAATTTGCAATACTCAAATCAAGTGGAAACTTCTCTGGAATAAGGCTAAAGAACTTGGAGCAGAGTATCTTGCCACAGGTCATTATGCTCGGATAAAACATTCACCAGAAGACGGAAGATTTATGCTTCTAAAGGGCGTTGATCCCAAGAAAGACCAATCCTACGCTCTGTGGGGGTTGTCCCAGGAGAATCTTTCAAAAACTATCTTTCCTTTGGGGGAACTGACCAAAAAAGAAGTCAGAAACCTGGCAAAAAAATACAGTCTGAAAACTGCTCTTAAGGAAGAGAGCCAGGAGATCTGCTTTGTGCCGGATGATGATTATGAAAGATTTTTAAGGGAATGGGATAATAGAGATTCGGAGAAAAGTTTGAGTCAGATAAAGCCGGGACCTATTTTTGATCTAAAAAGAAACAGGTTAGGAGAGCACAGGGGGATTGCATTTTATACAATCGGGCAGAGAAAGGGGTTAAACATAGCTTTGGGGAAACCACTATATGTAGTTAAAATTGACCCAGAGGAGAATGCGATCTACGTAGGTGAAAATAAAGACCTTTTCAGAACAACTTTTATCGTTTCAAATCTAAACTGGATTTCTATTCCTGAAGTAAAAGATAAAATAGAATGTTCGGTTAAGATCAGGTATATGCACACTCCGGCAAAGGCCACTATTTTGCCGTATGCTGACAACGTAGGGATAAGGCTTGTTGAAGGAAGCGAAATCCCGCTTAGCGGGGTCCCTGTCCGAAATGAAGATCGGACAACCACACGGTTCGACAGGCTCACCGTCCTGAGCAGGGCTGAAGGAAGGGTTGTCCCTACTAAATCTGATGCTCATAAAAAAAACGCAAGAGCAAGCTCTTGCACTCCACTCAAAGTCTTGGTGGAATTCGAAAAACCCGAAAGGGCAATCACTCCTGGCCAATCAGCAGTTTTCTATGAAGGAGAGAAGGTGATTGGTGGAGGGATTATAGAAAAGACGTTATCGTAATTCGTTATTCGTGACCGTAAAGGTCTCGCGTAGGGGCGGAGCTTGACAGCGGCAGGTATGCGGTCACGAAGAATATTGGGGACATATACGTTTTCAAAGCCCCGGTTTTGCGCAACGTGGCTATGACTGCTCCTTATTTTCATGACGGGAGCGTTGACCACTTGCAGGATGCCTTGAAGATTATGGCACAGCTACAACTGGGTAAAACACTGACCGATGCCCAGGCTGGCGATATTGTGGCTTTCTTAAAATCATTAACCGGGCAAATACCGGAAGAGGCG from Candidatus Zixiibacteriota bacterium includes the following:
- the nifU gene encoding Fe-S cluster assembly scaffold protein NifU; this translates as MAYSAKVMEHFQNPRNVGEIENPDGVGEIGNPVCGDIMKLYIRVKDDRVVDAKFKTFGCGAAIATSSMITELVKNKTLEEAEKISRQSVAEALDGLPANKMHCSNLAADALHKAIEDYKNRKKKNE
- the mnmA gene encoding tRNA 2-thiouridine(34) synthase MnmA, producing MNKKLVPSVRVVVAMSGGVDSSLAAFLLSESGEKGFEVIGITLKLWDYSEVGGDLYRDGRCCSLEAMNDARNICQKIGVPHYVLDFREEFKDEVISNFINEYKKGRTPNPCIICNTQIKWKLLWNKAKELGAEYLATGHYARIKHSPEDGRFMLLKGVDPKKDQSYALWGLSQENLSKTIFPLGELTKKEVRNLAKKYSLKTALKEESQEICFVPDDDYERFLREWDNRDSEKSLSQIKPGPIFDLKRNRLGEHRGIAFYTIGQRKGLNIALGKPLYVVKIDPEENAIYVGENKDLFRTTFIVSNLNWISIPEVKDKIECSVKIRYMHTPAKATILPYADNVGIRLVEGSEIPLSGVPVRNEDRTTTRFDRLTVLSRAEGRVVPTKSDAHKKNARASSCTPLKVLVEFEKPERAITPGQSAVFYEGEKVIGGGIIEKTLS